Proteins encoded together in one Ipomoea triloba cultivar NCNSP0323 chromosome 4, ASM357664v1 window:
- the LOC116017722 gene encoding F-box protein CPR1-like: protein MSLINPNSNAPESSSASYSHDMEASTPFSNIPNDIIRHIFLQLPMKFVIRCQCVCKLWRSLIDDSDFKLLYRGQQRVIFLSHEYSTRQDSGFEVKSTSHDLRLQTHKFPLGEAYPYHFRVLCSCNGFAVLVVMREIWLWNPTTTRCSTKVLESPYRAKLNPNLFGGLCYDSCTRDYKVVLSLRPIKPGHDYGYPLLISASLNHKEWRPVQFPCNLVSARGGIEFRNTFHWWASDIKDWDRDRDYLWAAGRNRIVYFDPVHDEFRILPTPELGRGRENSIVGLGVIDECLCMASFMVREGDEPNMKTIQVLIMKEYGKQESWMNVFAIRMPHYLENIYESYDLTFYSQKKNAQEVLFLHTAGLTTSGGIGTNGEVIGLITSGGIGTNVLITGQVKRHTGQVKRHNCGTPK from the exons ATGAGTCTCATAAACCCTAATTCTAATGCGCCAGAGTCCTCTTCGGCTTCTTATTCACACGACATGGAAGCTTCAACTCCATTCTCAAACATACCTAATGACATCATTCGACATATATTTTTGCAGTTGCCGATGAAGTTTGTCATCCGGTGCCAGTGCGTATGTAAACTGTGGCGTTCATTGATAGACGACTCAGATTTCAAGCTCTTGTATCGTGGACAACAACGAGTGATCTTCCTCTCTCACGAATATTCCACACGCCAAGATTCCGGATTCGAGGTTAAATCTACAAGCCATGATCTTCGTCTTCAAACGCATAAATTTCCGTTGGGAGAGGCCTATCCATACCATTTTAGAGTTTTGTGTTCTTGCAACGGGTTTGCTGTTCTGGTGGTTATGAGAGAGATTTGGTTGTGGAACCCGACCACCACCAGGTGTTCGACGAAAGTGCTCGAGTCGCCATATCGGGCGAAGTTAAATCCGAATCTCTTTGGAGGGCTATGCTACGACTCCTGCACTAGAGATTATAAGGTCGTCCTATCACTTCGCCCCATAAAACCTGGTCATGATTATGGCTATCCACTTCTCATCTCTGCTAGCCTCAACCACAAAGAGTGGCGACCGGTTCAGTTCCCTTGTAACTTGGTTTCTGCCCGGGGCGGCATTGAGTTTCGCAATACATTCCATTGGTGGGCAAGTGATATCAAAGATTGGGATAGGGATAGAGATTACTTGTGGGCAGCTGGTAGGAATAGGATCGTATACTTTGATCCTGTGCATGATGAATTCAGAATCTTGCCCACCCCCGAACTGGGGCGCGGAAGAGAAAACTCGATAGTCGGGTTGGGGGTTATAGATGAGTGTTTATGCATGGCGTCATTCATGGTTCGGGAAGGGGATGAACCCAACATGAAAACGATACAAGTATTGATTATGAAGGAATATGGCAAACAAGAATCATGGATGAATGTTTTTGCTATCAGAATGCCTCATTACCTTGAAAACATTTATGAGAGTTATGATTTAACATTCTATTCTCAAAAAAAGAATGCACAAGAAGTATTATTCCTGCATACTGCAG GTTTGACCACCAGTGGGGGCATTGGCACAAATGGAGAGGTCATAGGTTTGATTACCAGTGGGGGCATTGGCACAAATGTATTAATAACAGGACAGGTAAAGCGGCATACAGGACAGGTAAAGCGGCATAACTGTGGtactcccaagtga
- the LOC116017729 gene encoding F-box protein CPR1-like: MEASAPLSNIPNDIIRHILLQLPMKFVIRCQCLCKQWRSLIDDSDFKLSYRGQRRVVFLSHEYRLCSCNGFVLLVGERDIWLWNPTTRCLRKVLKSPYREKSNPTAITAAGLCYDSYTRDYKVVLLLHSLISIDPFVICASFIHKEWRPVQFPCYLDSAKGGIEFRNTFYWWAASDIKDCDWIRDHFSVVAGRNRIIYFDPAHDEFRILPTSDLWHQRKNRIVGLRVIDKCLCMASFMVQEEEEPKIKTIQVWIMKEYGRQESWMTAFTIQMPHLGDINGRYGITFYSQNKNAHEVLFLFLAGWCGKQTYVYDRKKNKLKEDLIDFLTSGHRFYVRGCFYVESFACPDRPQYNGLIWRGDDDKPSTNT; this comes from the coding sequence ATGGAAGCTTCAGCTCCATTATCAAACATACCTAATGACATCATTCGACATATACTTTTGCAGTTGCCAATGAAGTTTGTCATCCGGTGCCAGTGCTTATGTAAACAGTGGCGTTCATTGATAGACGACTCAGATTTCAAGCTCTCGTATCGTGGACAACGACGAGTGGTCTTCCTCTCTCACGAATATCGATTGTGTTCTTGTAACGGGTTTGTTCTTTTGGTGGGTGAGAGAGATATTTGGTTGTGGAACCCGACCACCAGGTGTTTGAGGAAAGTGCTCAAGTCTCCATATCGGGAGAAGTCAAACCCGACGGCCATCACTGCAGCAGGGTTATGCTATGACTCCTACACTAGAGATTACAAGGTCGTCTTATTACTTCATAGCTTAATTTCTATCGATCCATTTGTCATTTGTGCCAGCTTCATCCACAAAGAGTGGCGACCAGTGCAGTTCCCTTGTTACTTAGATTCTGCTAAAGGCGGCATTGAGTTTCGCAATACATTTTATTGGTGGGCTGCAAGTGACATCAAAGATTGCGATTGGATTAGGGATCACTTTTCGGTAGTAGCTGGCAGAAATAGGATCATATATTTTGATCCAGCCCATGATGAATTCAGAATCTTGCCTACTTCCGATCTGTGGCACCAAAGAAAAAATCGGATAGTCGGGTTGAGAGTTATAGATAAGTGTTTATGCATGGCGTCATTCATGGTTCAGGAAGAGGAAGAACCCAAAATAAAAACGATACAAGTATGGATTATGAAGGAATATGGCAGACAAGAATCATGGATGACTGCTTTTACTATCCAAATGCCTCACCTTGGAGATATTAATGGGAGATACGGCATAACATTCTATTCTCAAAATAAGAATGCACACGAAGTATTATTCCTGTTTCTTGCGGGTTGGTGTGGAAAACAAACATATGTTTATGAtcggaaaaaaaataaattgaaggaaGATCTGATCGACTTCCTAACCTCAGGTCATAGATTCTATGTTAGAGGGTGTTTCTATGTTGAGAGTTTTGCGTGCCCCGACCGGCCACAATATAATGGATTGATTTGGAGAGGTGATGATGATAAGCCCAGCACCAACACCTAG